Proteins found in one Lysinibacillus fusiformis genomic segment:
- a CDS encoding IS110 family transposase has protein sequence MKHVIALDVSKGKSTVAIYDGHRQCEFEGVLLHTRGDFERLHERIVEMSKQDGQAPAIVFEATGTYSKPIEAFFKDYGYAYCRMNPLEANLQMATMRRHKTDTSDAHELAKTHFKMEREITYIQDDYYEQMRALTRYYDEIDEEIILLKSRMHAILQLSFPELEKLITPSSALFLNIVQLYPHPALLQAHSKTMIKNRLKANTRKNLSLMRAEAKAITLLEAAENSYPAIKPTDIRCDQARDYAARIADLQEKKDTLVKQMVELSEGRKEYLVFRSIPGIGDSTACRLIGEIGDIHRFQNAKQLNAYAGIDIMRYQSGNMQYRDRINKRGNKHLRKILYFMVCAMLMAKGKPNHFVDYYYKLKKQPQRKPHKVAIIACINKFLKVTFQLLTHGILYDYESALPAQKS, from the coding sequence ATGAAACATGTTATTGCGTTAGATGTCAGTAAAGGAAAAAGTACTGTTGCGATTTATGATGGTCACCGCCAATGTGAATTCGAAGGTGTGCTACTTCATACACGCGGTGATTTTGAGCGATTACACGAACGAATAGTAGAGATGTCAAAACAAGATGGACAAGCACCAGCTATCGTATTTGAAGCAACAGGTACCTATTCAAAACCTATCGAAGCATTTTTCAAAGATTACGGCTACGCATACTGCCGCATGAATCCACTTGAAGCGAATTTACAGATGGCAACGATGCGTCGTCATAAAACCGATACTAGTGATGCCCATGAACTTGCGAAGACTCATTTTAAAATGGAACGCGAAATAACGTACATACAAGACGATTATTATGAACAGATGCGTGCACTGACTCGTTACTACGATGAAATTGATGAAGAAATCATTTTACTCAAAAGTAGAATGCATGCCATTTTACAGCTGAGTTTTCCAGAATTAGAAAAGCTGATTACACCGAGTTCAGCACTATTTTTAAATATTGTACAACTCTATCCACACCCCGCACTTTTACAAGCCCATTCAAAAACGATGATTAAAAATCGTTTAAAGGCCAATACGCGAAAAAACCTCTCGCTAATGCGTGCGGAGGCTAAAGCTATTACATTATTAGAAGCAGCTGAAAATAGTTACCCCGCGATTAAACCAACAGATATTCGTTGTGATCAAGCACGAGATTACGCAGCTCGCATTGCGGATTTACAAGAGAAGAAAGATACGCTTGTGAAACAGATGGTGGAATTGTCGGAAGGACGAAAAGAATATCTAGTATTTCGATCGATTCCTGGAATTGGCGATTCAACGGCGTGCCGATTAATTGGAGAGATTGGTGACATCCACCGCTTTCAAAATGCGAAACAACTGAACGCTTACGCAGGCATTGATATTATGCGGTACCAGTCTGGGAATATGCAATATCGAGACAGAATTAATAAACGAGGAAACAAACATTTACGAAAGATTTTATATTTTATGGTGTGCGCCATGCTTATGGCTAAAGGAAAACCGAATCATTTTGTGGACTATTACTACAAATTAAAAAAGCAACCTCAGAGGAAGCCTCATAAGGTTGCGATCATCGCCTGCATCAATAAGTTTCTGAAAGTGACATTTCAGTTACTGACGCATGGCATTCTTTACGATTATGAGTCCGCACTACCAGCTCAGAAATCGTAA
- a CDS encoding IDEAL domain-containing protein, whose amino-acid sequence MMQVQYMKPFYTKVTGDKLRLVFAYQYFSILKENEIFHFIPIEGKEMIINMKTQQIENLSEVFVFQKGNRFIRLPLYQLLLITNVHEHLAPILESATPKQQIPMVSTVTVGEIDQLIAELEEKNLDHLIDQALLENDKVLFFELLQQKSHQLGGFKIE is encoded by the coding sequence ATGATGCAAGTTCAATACATGAAGCCGTTTTACACAAAAGTTACTGGAGATAAATTACGTCTCGTATTTGCTTATCAATATTTCTCTATTTTAAAAGAGAATGAGATTTTCCATTTCATTCCCATAGAAGGTAAAGAGATGATCATCAACATGAAGACACAGCAAATTGAAAATTTATCTGAGGTATTTGTTTTCCAAAAAGGAAATCGTTTTATTCGACTACCACTTTATCAACTATTGCTTATTACCAATGTTCACGAGCATCTAGCACCAATACTTGAAAGCGCTACACCAAAGCAACAAATTCCGATGGTTTCTACTGTGACGGTTGGCGAGATCGATCAGCTTATTGCAGAGCTAGAGGAGAAAAATTTGGATCATTTAATTGATCAGGCATTATTAGAGAATGATAAAGTACTCTTTTTCGAGTTGCTACAGCAAAAGAGCCATCAACTTGGAGGTTTCAAAATTGAATAG
- the csaB gene encoding polysaccharide pyruvyl transferase CsaB: MHVVLSGYYGFENVGDDAILLSIIQSLKKWQNDIEITVLSNNPAATEQTYGVKAVNRWKMKEIRQLLKTADGLISGGGSLMQDQTGMKTIPYYAGVIQIAKWLKKPVFVYAQGMGPINHSLSKFIVRTVFNKVEQITVRDRASLALLTEIGVRKETMIVPDPVMGLNGNNFHCDWLENESLSADSYISVSVRDWPSAVAYKEKIAHSLDELARQGEQIVFLPMHGEHDFITSQEVAALMKEKSLIAPADLSIEEKIAVIGQSQLLIGMRLHSLIFSAIYATPFIAISYDPKIDAFADIVEQPVIGHVEVDDWNGVTLFEQAVAILESYTTVQEKMRQAVIPLQDEATATAKLAIEAFSKVQRRI; encoded by the coding sequence ATGCACGTTGTTTTATCTGGCTATTATGGATTCGAGAATGTCGGAGATGATGCCATTCTACTGTCCATCATCCAATCTCTCAAAAAGTGGCAAAATGATATAGAGATCACGGTATTATCTAATAACCCAGCAGCTACTGAGCAAACATATGGTGTCAAAGCCGTTAATCGTTGGAAAATGAAAGAAATTCGCCAATTACTTAAGACAGCAGATGGACTTATTAGTGGTGGCGGTAGCCTCATGCAGGATCAAACAGGCATGAAAACTATTCCTTACTATGCGGGCGTTATTCAAATCGCCAAATGGTTGAAGAAACCAGTATTTGTTTACGCCCAAGGCATGGGTCCGATTAATCACTCGCTTAGTAAATTCATTGTTCGTACAGTCTTTAATAAGGTCGAGCAAATAACCGTTAGGGATAGAGCCTCTCTAGCTCTTTTAACAGAGATCGGCGTACGAAAAGAAACAATGATAGTACCCGACCCTGTTATGGGACTAAACGGTAATAACTTTCATTGTGATTGGCTAGAAAATGAATCTTTGTCAGCCGATAGCTATATCTCGGTAAGTGTTCGTGACTGGCCTTCTGCTGTTGCCTACAAAGAAAAAATCGCACACAGCCTAGATGAATTAGCACGTCAGGGTGAGCAAATCGTCTTCCTCCCTATGCATGGAGAGCATGATTTTATCACTTCACAGGAAGTAGCAGCACTTATGAAGGAAAAGAGCTTGATTGCACCTGCTGATTTATCCATTGAGGAGAAAATTGCCGTGATTGGTCAATCGCAACTATTAATAGGTATGCGACTACATTCCTTAATTTTCTCTGCAATCTATGCCACACCTTTTATTGCGATTTCCTATGATCCGAAAATTGATGCATTTGCTGATATCGTTGAACAACCTGTAATCGGTCATGTCGAAGTAGATGATTGGAATGGTGTGACATTGTTTGAACAAGCTGTGGCAATCCTTGAATCCTATACAACGGTTCAAGAAAAAATGCGCCAGGCTGTCATCCCATTGCAAGACGAAGCAACAGCAACAGCTAAATTAGCAATTGAAGCTTTTTCAAAAGTACAAAGAAGAATATAA
- a CDS encoding DUF5693 family protein: MSKQKWLWGIIVLLLVVSSTGIMMRWNAEQSNDAYEIVIPYDEIQTAEKNSDLTMDEILSSLKDAGLNTVSLEPLTLKEMEKQNLITVYKESELAAQLLFTPYKDAVDISNSGYYIRVPENESYQKLIMESVEPAEVQIGEEAFYFLPASNHNFDLKTPIGYDQPAIDMISKHGLAHIFKVENADNEVANVKLVNQLVALKEASAGRLLGQGDEAIGFGQEDGNQLVEKLNDAGYYFYTIESNPLKGESKIAQMTDYNMIRLHSINVNRETKLKLNASIDRTTRAVKERNIRSIFYHIKTTGNAKENVEETIDYLNGVHDTMPDHFQPGEPKLFDKVAVPAWVTAAVLVAGILFTFIISELVKWLPLRIAAAGFMAVLAIAYFILKSTLFLQAFALIIAVLAPTYAVIKSAQGSTKLSNILVQYLKAVAISVIGIVIVIGLLNGNAFMTGFAVFKGVKLVYLIPIMGVLLFTVIEINRLADQNIKNSLSNTVTLLNKELKYWHVLLLVVLAGVGLFYISRTGNSGSVSDMELAFRQWLENTLYVRPRTKEFLIGFPFFILALYVMGINRKWGSILLVPGVIGFLSIMNTFTHLHIPVAVSVLRTLYSASLGLVVGLVFILLFKIGYRWVSKAIARWS; encoded by the coding sequence ATGTCAAAACAGAAATGGCTTTGGGGAATCATTGTTCTTTTACTCGTCGTTTCCTCTACAGGTATCATGATGAGGTGGAATGCGGAGCAATCGAATGATGCTTATGAGATTGTCATTCCCTATGATGAAATACAAACCGCAGAAAAAAATAGCGACCTAACAATGGATGAAATCCTTTCCTCATTAAAGGATGCTGGACTGAATACTGTGAGTCTAGAGCCCTTAACATTAAAGGAAATGGAAAAGCAAAACTTAATTACCGTTTATAAAGAAAGTGAATTGGCCGCACAATTATTGTTTACACCTTATAAAGATGCTGTAGATATCTCTAATAGTGGCTATTATATTCGAGTGCCTGAAAATGAAAGCTACCAAAAGCTGATCATGGAGAGCGTTGAACCAGCGGAAGTACAAATAGGAGAAGAAGCTTTCTATTTCCTTCCTGCTTCTAACCACAATTTTGATTTAAAAACACCAATTGGCTACGATCAGCCTGCTATTGACATGATTAGTAAGCATGGACTAGCTCACATCTTTAAGGTAGAAAATGCAGATAATGAAGTAGCTAATGTAAAGTTGGTTAATCAATTAGTCGCTTTAAAAGAAGCTTCTGCTGGCCGCTTACTTGGTCAAGGTGATGAAGCTATTGGTTTTGGACAAGAAGACGGCAATCAATTAGTTGAAAAATTAAATGATGCTGGCTATTACTTCTACACAATTGAAAGTAACCCACTTAAAGGTGAAAGTAAAATCGCTCAAATGACGGATTACAATATGATTCGTTTGCATAGTATCAATGTCAACAGAGAGACTAAATTAAAGTTAAATGCAAGTATTGACCGTACAACACGTGCTGTCAAAGAGCGTAATATTCGCTCCATCTTCTATCATATTAAAACAACAGGCAATGCCAAAGAAAATGTAGAAGAAACGATTGATTACTTAAATGGCGTGCATGACACAATGCCAGATCATTTCCAACCAGGTGAACCAAAGCTGTTTGATAAAGTAGCCGTACCAGCTTGGGTTACAGCAGCCGTATTAGTAGCAGGTATTTTATTTACCTTTATCATTTCAGAATTAGTAAAATGGCTGCCTCTTCGTATCGCAGCAGCTGGCTTTATGGCTGTACTAGCCATTGCGTACTTTATCCTAAAAAGTACCCTTTTCTTACAAGCATTTGCACTCATTATTGCAGTCCTTGCACCAACCTATGCAGTCATCAAATCGGCGCAAGGTTCTACGAAGCTGTCTAACATATTGGTCCAATACTTAAAAGCTGTAGCGATTAGCGTTATTGGCATTGTTATTGTTATTGGCTTATTGAATGGTAATGCCTTTATGACAGGCTTTGCTGTGTTTAAAGGGGTTAAGCTTGTTTATCTTATTCCAATCATGGGTGTTTTATTATTTACAGTGATTGAGATTAACCGACTAGCGGATCAAAACATTAAGAACTCTTTATCGAATACGGTAACATTGTTAAATAAAGAATTAAAATATTGGCATGTGCTACTACTCGTTGTGTTGGCAGGTGTCGGATTATTTTACATTAGCCGAACAGGTAACTCTGGCTCTGTAAGTGATATGGAATTAGCCTTTAGACAATGGCTAGAAAATACATTGTATGTTCGTCCAAGAACGAAGGAATTTTTAATTGGTTTCCCATTCTTTATTTTAGCGTTATATGTAATGGGGATTAATCGCAAATGGGGTAGCATTCTCCTTGTACCAGGTGTTATCGGTTTCTTATCCATCATGAATACGTTTACTCACCTACACATCCCAGTAGCTGTTTCTGTCTTACGTACACTGTACAGCGCATCTCTTGGTCTTGTAGTAGGACTAGTGTTTATCCTACTCTTCAAAATCGGTTATCGTTGGGTTTCTAAGGCAATCGCGAGGTGGTCATAA
- a CDS encoding putative polysaccharide biosynthesis protein: MSQSTFVKSTLILTIATLLSKVIGSIFRIPLQNIAGDEVLGIFSLVYPVYMVALYLSVAGIPIAISKLIAEAKSSHDTAKIKKIYVTARILALSFGVISFTIIYGFSEQIANALGGPSTEIALIIVALTLLVAPYMAVYRGFFQGFGDMRPTAISQVIEQLVRVALILIVAYFLVAMDYSNDIVAGGIMAGSVLGALSSLFYLLFKYFRSSVKVTSKEKYSGKDFSKYSKTILKISIPIAIGSVTMALFNFVDSFTVTYGLRSAGADASEISYLYGIYGRGLTLVQITTVFASSIILPLVPLITTKLAERKLDETRKIIEQTHRMTHLISWPAAIGLLALTLPLNLALFKDLEGSLMLAIINLSSVFTSLTLLGTGILQGMNAAKTGAIIILSGVVLKVFSNIFLIQTFGLDGAAYATLLVYFVLFIVNSVFIYRTIRFTVLGKDTVKMIVSSIVMGAAVGLPTLWLDFTHWSRMLAMGYLTVAIVVGGALYFLLLWLMKAIHKQDLKKIPVIGKRFS; this comes from the coding sequence ATGAGTCAGTCAACATTTGTTAAAAGCACACTCATCTTAACGATTGCAACCTTACTTTCTAAAGTAATCGGTAGTATCTTCCGTATACCACTTCAAAATATTGCTGGTGATGAAGTACTCGGTATTTTTAGTCTTGTCTATCCTGTTTATATGGTAGCACTTTATTTATCCGTTGCAGGTATCCCTATCGCTATTTCAAAGCTGATTGCGGAAGCCAAGTCGAGTCATGATACTGCCAAAATTAAGAAAATTTATGTGACTGCAAGAATCCTTGCATTATCCTTTGGCGTCATTAGTTTTACAATCATTTACGGCTTTTCAGAGCAGATAGCGAATGCACTTGGTGGGCCTTCAACAGAGATTGCCTTAATTATTGTTGCCCTCACATTACTGGTAGCGCCCTATATGGCTGTCTATCGTGGATTTTTCCAAGGTTTTGGAGATATGCGACCTACTGCCATCTCGCAAGTGATTGAGCAGTTAGTACGTGTTGCGTTAATTTTAATTGTGGCGTATTTCCTAGTTGCGATGGATTATTCGAATGATATCGTAGCTGGGGGGATTATGGCAGGCTCTGTACTAGGAGCTCTCAGCTCACTTTTCTATTTACTCTTTAAATATTTCCGTTCTTCGGTAAAAGTGACGAGCAAGGAGAAATATTCTGGTAAGGATTTCTCTAAATACAGTAAAACCATTTTAAAAATTTCCATTCCAATCGCGATTGGTTCTGTCACAATGGCACTCTTTAACTTTGTAGATTCCTTTACGGTTACATATGGCTTAAGAAGTGCTGGTGCAGATGCTAGTGAGATCAGTTACCTTTATGGTATTTATGGTCGAGGACTAACATTAGTTCAAATTACGACTGTTTTTGCTTCTTCGATTATCTTACCGCTTGTACCGCTCATTACAACGAAGCTAGCTGAACGTAAATTGGATGAAACACGCAAAATTATCGAACAAACCCATCGTATGACACATCTTATTTCATGGCCAGCTGCGATTGGACTACTAGCCTTAACCTTGCCTTTAAATTTAGCTCTTTTTAAAGACTTAGAGGGAAGCTTAATGTTAGCCATCATCAATCTTAGCTCTGTCTTTACATCTCTGACTTTGCTTGGAACAGGTATTCTACAGGGCATGAATGCTGCCAAAACAGGGGCTATCATTATATTGAGTGGTGTTGTCCTTAAGGTGTTTTCTAACATCTTCCTTATTCAGACATTCGGTTTAGATGGTGCTGCCTATGCAACTTTGCTAGTGTATTTTGTGTTATTTATTGTGAATTCTGTCTTTATTTATCGTACGATTCGCTTTACTGTCCTTGGAAAAGATACGGTAAAAATGATTGTGTCTTCGATTGTAATGGGAGCAGCAGTTGGATTACCAACACTTTGGCTTGACTTTACACATTGGTCAAGAATGTTAGCTATGGGCTATCTAACTGTCGCAATCGTAGTTGGAGGGGCTCTTTACTTCCTTCTACTATGGCTGATGAAAGCTATTCATAAACAAGATTTAAAGAAAATCCCTGTTATCGGAAAAAGATTTTCATAA
- a CDS encoding single-stranded DNA-binding protein — protein MNQVGLVGRFTKDPVLRYLSGNRVQTHFSLAINRNFKNNHGEVDTDFVFCTAWGRLAENIVKYCGKGSLIGVNGRIQTRSFVNEENTKIFMTEVVVEDVRFYQLKQRDSDETAIVPSQPPNEQEGLKDFVLP, from the coding sequence ATGAATCAAGTCGGATTGGTTGGAAGGTTTACGAAAGACCCGGTGTTACGTTACTTATCTGGAAATCGTGTGCAGACTCATTTTTCACTAGCCATTAACCGTAATTTTAAAAACAATCATGGGGAAGTAGATACAGATTTTGTTTTCTGTACAGCTTGGGGAAGGCTTGCAGAGAACATCGTTAAATATTGCGGTAAAGGTTCATTAATCGGTGTCAATGGCCGTATTCAAACAAGGTCATTTGTAAATGAGGAGAACACGAAGATTTTTATGACTGAGGTAGTGGTTGAGGATGTTAGATTTTATCAACTTAAACAAAGAGATAGTGACGAAACAGCTATTGTACCGTCGCAGCCACCGAACGAACAGGAAGGCTTAAAGGATTTTGTCTTACCTTAG
- a CDS encoding flagellin → MLGKWSATGMAILNNMNRHYGAMSKAVLRISSGYRINSAADDPAGLAISEKMRAQIRGLNMAAKNIQDGISLVQTAEGALNETHAMIQRMRELAVEAANDTLTDEDRKKLDLEFQELKKEIQRTSTDTEFNTKTLLNGDYETNGIKIQAGANAGQNIELFINGMGSEALGLKDASIATREEAEKAMSSMDEALKRVSNERSRLGAYQNRLEHAYNANVNTAENLQAAESRIRDADIAKEMMNMVKAQILMQASQYVLAMHMQQAQSILKLLEVGKKRLGQKEKMLDQDIIGLTFF, encoded by the coding sequence ATGCTTGGTAAGTGGTCAGCAACGGGGATGGCGATCCTGAATAATATGAATCGTCATTATGGTGCGATGAGTAAAGCCGTGCTACGAATTTCTTCCGGTTATCGGATTAATAGTGCGGCGGATGATCCGGCTGGACTGGCGATTTCTGAAAAAATGCGTGCACAAATTCGTGGATTGAATATGGCAGCTAAAAATATACAGGATGGTATCTCTCTTGTGCAGACGGCAGAGGGCGCATTAAATGAGACACATGCCATGATTCAGCGTATGCGTGAGTTAGCAGTTGAGGCAGCCAATGATACATTAACAGATGAGGATCGTAAAAAATTAGATCTGGAGTTCCAGGAATTAAAAAAGGAAATTCAGCGCACATCGACCGATACAGAATTTAATACGAAGACATTACTCAATGGGGATTATGAAACAAATGGCATTAAGATTCAAGCAGGCGCCAATGCAGGGCAAAATATAGAATTATTTATCAATGGGATGGGGTCCGAGGCACTTGGTTTGAAGGATGCTTCCATTGCCACTCGTGAGGAAGCGGAAAAAGCCATGTCTTCAATGGATGAAGCCTTAAAACGAGTTTCCAATGAACGCTCAAGACTTGGTGCCTATCAAAACCGCTTGGAACATGCCTACAATGCCAATGTGAACACCGCAGAGAATTTACAAGCAGCAGAGTCTCGAATCCGAGATGCAGATATCGCAAAAGAGATGATGAATATGGTGAAGGCGCAAATTTTGATGCAAGCAAGTCAATACGTGTTAGCCATGCATATGCAGCAAGCACAATCGATATTAAAATTATTAGAAGTAGGAAAAAAGAGGCTGGGACAAAAAGAAAAAATGTTAGACCAAGATATAATTGGTCTAACATTTTTTTGA
- a CDS encoding DEAD/DEAH box helicase, producing the protein MMTINAPSPFSKTQQLRIEVAREGYFTLQGFTANGTTIDVDTLISSLFFTYEANVYGLLTNRADFTIEVSTAELLDIFSSSFQHPFISWIGANEDSMEWLKKVYALQEYWQEPSLWSHAVIADDFSSLSFPIDHIDSALLETAVQQKLSQVGLILADLPKLLPFFLRGGWPLDQARQAGAVSVSLRLSEPEEDADVWLLETVLSTATTKNYWTPAIRKQSLPIEEALPTKWRMFATEIAQQQQQIVELLSTDTINSDIFIRVTLEDLEVRSFLREDLARLQALGFDVVLPAWLKDLKQSKIRIRVTTSNVSTRKVAGLDDILTFKWQFSMNGQTISAEQFKKLVDEKREFIRIGTEWFRVDANWMQEMRELMQQAEDESWTVRELLFRELPEDLSAPLEEEDADDALRDDPIFALEIQQSLKAYMEQLLEKKGLPAVLIPLSLQTELRPYQLEGFEWLVFMRQQGFGACLADDMGLGKTVQLITYLLHIYESAADYTKPSIIICPTSVLGNWQKELARFAPSLIVHTHYQTNRAKDEDFKQLVTAEKPHVILSTYGTVSQDTEFLQNIDWATVVLDEAQNIKNMQTLQSKAIRKLLGDHHIALTGTPVENRLSELWAIFDFIHKGYLGSFGRFNEEFILPIERDESESHKQKLRAKIQPFLLRRTKRDPHLQLNLPDKLESNEYCPLTTEQASLYEGYILETLDQLEQLTGFQKKGRVLKMLSKLKQLCNHPALYLKEPFEDAETMLARSTKLERIVQMAAEIVDNGEQCLIFTQYIGMGQLLQHCFSELFNVDAPFLTGAMPKQQRDRLVEAFQAGDFPIFILSLKAGGTGLNLTAATHVLHADRWWNPAVENQATDRAYRIGQTQFVQVHKFVTIGTIEEKIDKMLVQKSALSEELIQSSQWLTELEDQELRDLITLDI; encoded by the coding sequence ATGATGACAATAAATGCTCCTTCCCCTTTTTCCAAAACACAACAGCTCCGTATTGAAGTAGCTCGGGAAGGATATTTTACGTTGCAGGGTTTTACTGCAAATGGTACAACAATCGATGTTGATACATTAATTTCTTCGCTATTCTTTACTTATGAGGCAAATGTTTATGGATTATTAACAAATCGGGCTGATTTTACGATTGAGGTTTCTACAGCTGAGTTACTAGATATTTTTTCATCAAGCTTCCAGCACCCCTTTATCAGTTGGATTGGTGCAAATGAAGATAGTATGGAATGGTTGAAAAAAGTATACGCCTTACAGGAATACTGGCAAGAGCCTTCACTTTGGTCACATGCTGTCATTGCAGATGATTTTTCATCATTAAGTTTTCCTATTGATCATATAGATTCAGCATTATTGGAAACAGCTGTACAGCAAAAGCTTTCACAGGTTGGGCTAATACTAGCTGATTTACCAAAGTTACTACCCTTTTTCCTACGAGGCGGCTGGCCATTGGATCAAGCTCGTCAAGCTGGAGCTGTTTCCGTTTCTTTACGGTTAAGTGAGCCAGAAGAAGATGCCGATGTATGGTTATTAGAAACGGTCCTAAGTACTGCTACAACAAAAAACTACTGGACACCTGCTATTCGTAAACAATCCTTACCTATAGAAGAAGCACTACCTACAAAGTGGCGAATGTTTGCAACTGAAATTGCGCAGCAACAACAGCAAATTGTAGAACTTCTATCCACCGATACGATCAATAGTGACATCTTTATTCGTGTGACACTGGAAGATTTAGAAGTGCGCTCTTTCCTACGTGAGGATCTCGCTAGATTGCAGGCACTTGGTTTTGATGTTGTACTACCAGCATGGCTAAAGGATTTAAAACAATCCAAAATTAGAATACGCGTCACAACTAGTAATGTCTCCACAAGAAAGGTAGCAGGTTTAGATGATATTTTAACGTTTAAATGGCAGTTTTCTATGAACGGACAAACGATTTCAGCTGAGCAATTTAAAAAGCTCGTGGATGAGAAACGTGAATTTATTCGTATTGGAACTGAATGGTTCCGAGTAGACGCCAATTGGATGCAAGAAATGCGTGAATTAATGCAGCAGGCTGAAGATGAAAGCTGGACTGTTCGGGAATTGTTATTTAGAGAGTTACCAGAAGACTTGTCTGCTCCTCTTGAGGAAGAAGATGCAGATGATGCACTGAGAGATGATCCAATCTTTGCATTAGAAATACAACAATCATTAAAAGCATACATGGAGCAGCTTTTGGAGAAGAAAGGCTTGCCTGCCGTTCTAATCCCATTGTCCTTACAAACCGAATTACGCCCTTATCAATTAGAGGGCTTTGAATGGTTAGTCTTTATGCGTCAACAAGGTTTCGGTGCTTGTCTAGCCGATGATATGGGCCTTGGAAAAACGGTTCAATTGATTACCTATTTACTTCATATTTATGAGTCCGCAGCTGATTACACGAAGCCATCCATCATTATTTGTCCCACTTCAGTGCTTGGGAACTGGCAAAAAGAACTTGCTCGATTTGCTCCTTCCCTGATTGTGCATACGCATTATCAAACAAATCGAGCAAAGGATGAAGATTTTAAACAGCTAGTGACAGCAGAAAAGCCACATGTCATTTTATCAACTTATGGTACTGTGTCACAGGATACTGAATTTTTACAGAATATCGATTGGGCAACAGTTGTACTCGATGAGGCACAAAATATAAAAAATATGCAAACATTACAATCAAAAGCCATTCGTAAATTGCTAGGTGACCATCACATTGCTCTCACTGGGACACCTGTAGAAAATCGTTTATCTGAGTTATGGGCTATTTTTGATTTCATTCATAAGGGCTATCTAGGTAGCTTTGGCCGCTTCAATGAAGAATTTATTTTGCCTATTGAACGGGACGAATCAGAATCGCATAAGCAGAAGCTTCGAGCTAAAATTCAGCCATTCTTATTGCGTCGTACAAAGCGTGATCCACATTTACAGCTTAACTTACCTGATAAGCTAGAATCGAATGAATATTGTCCATTAACAACAGAGCAAGCTTCACTCTATGAGGGCTATATTTTAGAAACACTTGATCAACTAGAGCAGTTAACAGGCTTTCAAAAAAAGGGTCGCGTCTTAAAGATGCTCAGTAAATTAAAGCAACTATGTAATCATCCTGCCTTATATTTAAAGGAACCTTTCGAGGATGCCGAAACAATGCTTGCACGTTCAACTAAGCTGGAGCGCATTGTACAAATGGCAGCTGAGATTGTGGACAATGGGGAGCAATGTCTCATCTTTACACAGTATATTGGCATGGGACAATTGCTACAGCATTGCTTTAGTGAATTATTTAATGTAGATGCACCGTTTTTAACTGGTGCCATGCCTAAGCAGCAGCGAGATCGCTTAGTGGAGGCTTTCCAGGCAGGAGATTTCCCTATATTTATCCTTTCATTAAAAGCAGGTGGAACAGGACTTAATTTAACAGCTGCTACTCATGTTTTACATGCGGATCGCTGGTGGAATCCCGCTGTCGAAAATCAAGCAACAGATCGTGCTTATCGCATCGGACAGACACAATTTGTGCAGGTCCATAAATTTGTGACAATTGGTACGATCGAAGAAAAAATTGATAAAATGCTGGTGCAGAAATCTGCATTATCGGAAGAGCTTATTCAATCAAGCCAGTGGTTGACCGAGTTAGAAGATCAAGAACTCCGCGATTTAATAACATTAGATATATAA